A stretch of the Bacteroidota bacterium genome encodes the following:
- a CDS encoding HPF/RaiA family ribosome-associated protein: MNVKIKSIRFDADKKLLDFITVKVKKLVQFYDEIIGAEVFLRIDKDQELENKVVEIKLEIPGNDLFAKKQSRTFEESTDNAIDALRSQIDKHKTKLRK; encoded by the coding sequence ATGAATGTGAAAATTAAATCTATCAGGTTTGATGCCGATAAAAAATTACTCGACTTTATTACTGTAAAAGTCAAAAAGTTAGTTCAATTTTATGATGAGATTATTGGTGCCGAAGTCTTTTTAAGAATTGATAAGGATCAGGAGCTGGAAAACAAGGTTGTAGAAATAAAGCTGGAAATTCCAGGCAATGATTTGTTCGCAAAAAAACAGAGCAGAACTTTCGAAGAATCAACGGATAATGCAATTGATGCTTTGCGTTCGCAAATTGATAAACATAAAACAAAGCTTAGAAAATAG
- a CDS encoding tyrosine-type recombinase/integrase, with protein sequence MTYADSFLDYLQNEKRCSKYTVTSYKTDLTQFFIFCGGQGDEVDLLHFNYQIIRLWVVSLMEEGLSSRSVNRKLTALKSFFKYLLKEGLIKDNPVEHVLSLKTEKRLPEFVDHKGIDKLFKEVDFGDGFWGLRDRLILEMLYCTGMRLSELTGLKNADIDKSNLTIKVLGKRNKERLIPISRRFYKDIESYQALASEIKSMGAADYLFFTAKGEKVYGKLVYRVVHRYLPYVTTIEKKSPHVLRHTFATELLNNGADLNAIKELLGHANLSATQIYTHNTFEKLKKVYNQAHPRA encoded by the coding sequence ATGACTTATGCTGATTCATTCCTTGATTATCTGCAAAATGAAAAACGATGTTCGAAGTATACTGTTACATCATACAAAACTGATTTAACGCAGTTTTTCATCTTTTGTGGAGGCCAGGGGGACGAGGTTGATCTGTTGCATTTTAATTATCAGATTATCAGGTTATGGGTGGTAAGTTTAATGGAAGAAGGATTATCATCCCGCTCAGTCAATCGTAAGCTTACTGCATTAAAATCATTTTTTAAATATCTTCTAAAGGAAGGACTTATTAAGGATAATCCTGTAGAGCATGTGTTGTCCTTAAAAACTGAGAAGAGATTACCTGAGTTTGTCGATCATAAAGGTATTGACAAATTGTTTAAAGAGGTGGATTTCGGCGATGGTTTTTGGGGCCTAAGGGACAGGTTGATTTTGGAGATGCTGTATTGTACCGGCATGAGGTTATCAGAATTGACGGGTTTAAAAAATGCGGATATAGACAAAAGCAATTTGACCATTAAAGTCTTAGGGAAAAGGAATAAGGAGAGACTGATACCCATCAGCCGCAGGTTCTATAAGGATATTGAAAGTTACCAGGCCTTGGCGTCTGAAATAAAAAGCATGGGGGCTGCTGATTATCTTTTCTTCACTGCAAAGGGGGAGAAGGTATATGGAAAGTTGGTTTACCGGGTAGTACATCGTTACCTGCCATATGTTACCACGATAGAAAAGAAAAGTCCACATGTTTTAAGGCATACCTTTGCAACAGAATTATTGAACAACGGTGCAGATCTAAATGCGATTAAAGAATTATTGGGTCATGCCAATCTTTCGGCCACACAGATTTATACGCACAATACGTTTGAAAAATTAAAAAAAGTTTATAATCAGGCTCATCCTAGGGCATAA